One genomic window of Cricetulus griseus strain 17A/GY chromosome 3, alternate assembly CriGri-PICRH-1.0, whole genome shotgun sequence includes the following:
- the Rhod gene encoding rho-related GTP-binding protein RhoD, whose product MKAAQAAGEEAPLSGCSVKVVLVGDGGCGKTSLMMVFADGAFPESYSPTVFERYNVTLQMKGKPVHLQIWDTAGQDDYDRLRPLFYPDANVLLLCFDVTSPNSFDNVSNRWYPEVTHFCKGVPIIVVGCKTDLRKDKVLANKLRRNGLEPVTYHRGHDMARSVGAVTYLECSARLHDNVEAVFREAAKVALSSRSRNFWRRITRSFCLVT is encoded by the exons ATGAAGGCGGCCCAGGCTGCGGGAGAGGAGGCGCCGCTAAGCGGGTGCTCGGTCAAAGTGGTCCTGGTGGGCGACGGGGGCTGCGGGAAGACATCGCTGATGATGGTCTTCGCCGACGGGGCCTTCCCAGAG AGCTACAGCCCCACAGTGTTTGAGCGCTATAATGTCACTCTGCAAATGAAGGGTAAACCTGTACACCTCCAGATCTGGGACACAGCAG GGCAAGATGACTATGACCGCCTCCGACCCTTGTTCTACCCTGATGCCAATGTCTTGCTCCTCTGCTTCGATGTGACCAGTCCAAACAGCTTTGACAATGTCTCCAACAGG TGGTACCCAGAGGTGACACACTTCTGCAAAGGAGTGCCCATTATCGTCGTGGGTTGCAAGACAGATCTTCGCAAGGACAAGGTGCTGGCGAACAAGCTCCGGAGGAATGGGTTGGAGCCCGTGACCTATCACAGG GGCCACGATATGGCAAGGTCAGTGGGCGCAGTGACCTACCTTGAGTGTTCTGCTCGCCTCCATGACAACGTGGAAGCCGTCTTCCGGGAAGCTGCTAAGGTGGCTCTCAGCAGTCGCAGTCGTAACTTCTGGCGGCGGATTACCCGGAGTTTTTGCCTGGTCACCTGA